One bacterium genomic window, AGGATTTGATTGAGCGTGTGGATAATCATTATCTTTCGTTATCAATGAGCTTTTAGAAAGATGAAGAAACTTATTTCTCTTTTGGTTATAATACCCCTTTTGGTATGTGCCAAGATTAGCCAACATGAGCTTAAGGAGGGGGAATATGAGATTGTTATAATTAAAAAGGGTGATACCCTTTGGGATTTAGCTGGAAAATATATAGGGAAATGCTATGAATGGCCCGGCTTTGAAGAATACAATAAATTTACAGACCCACATTGGATATACCCCGGAGAGAGGCTTGCAATCGGAGTAAAGGATGGAAAGGTTTTTATAAAGAAGGCAGAAGACTTTGAAAAAGAGCTTAAGGAAGAGCTTGAAAGGAAAAATGCAGAGATTGCAAGGCTAAAGGAAGAGATGGAGAGGTTAAAAGAAGAAATAAAACCTATTGATGAAGAAGTATTAAAGGAGTGCGAAGAAGAAAGAAAAAGGCTTGAGGCTTCATTTGGTGGTTTGAAGGGCGAGGCAGATTCCTTGCGAGGAAGGATAGATGAGCTTGCCAAAAGGCTTTCAAAGACAGAAGATAGATTAAGCACAAGAGAAGATATGTTAGCCCGTGAAAAACAAGAAAAAGAAAAAACACAGAAAGAATTAAGGGAAACACAAGAAGAGAAAGAAAGGGTAGTAAAAGAGGAAAAAACACAAAGAAGATACAAAGAAATTCTTGCCATTTCCGCCTTTGTCGGCATCATTATTGTAAATTCATTAAAATAAAAAACCTCTTGATTTTATTTTATTAAATCAAGATAGACATTCTCTGTTTCCCTCACCATCTTTTCAAGGGAGAATTCATTTTTTATTCTATTATAACCCCCTTCTCCCATTTTTTTTCTTTTTTCCTTATCAATCAAAAGCTCCTCAATTGCTTTTGCTAATCCATTAACATCAGAAGAAGGAACAAGAATGCCTGTCTCTTTATCTATAACAAGCTCAGAAATTCCACCAACATTGGTAGCAATAATCGGAAGATGTGCCAAGCAAGCCTCCATAATAGAGACAGGAAGCCCTTCTACAATGGATGGAAGAACAAATATATCTGAAATGGACAATAAGCCTCCCACCATCTCTTTTCTTCCTAGAAAAATTATATTATCAGCCAATCCAAGTTTATTTACAAGACCAATAAGTTCTTCCTTTAAAGGTCCATTCCCAGCAAGAAGGCATTTAAAATCAAACTTATTCTTTATAGCCCTTAAGGCATTTATTAATGTTTTATGGCCCTTCCATATACTTAGATTTGCCACACAGGTTATGATTGTTCTATCTTTA contains:
- a CDS encoding LysM peptidoglycan-binding domain-containing protein; the encoded protein is MKKLISLLVIIPLLVCAKISQHELKEGEYEIVIIKKGDTLWDLAGKYIGKCYEWPGFEEYNKFTDPHWIYPGERLAIGVKDGKVFIKKAEDFEKELKEELERKNAEIARLKEEMERLKEEIKPIDEEVLKECEEERKRLEASFGGLKGEADSLRGRIDELAKRLSKTEDRLSTREDMLAREKQEKEKTQKELRETQEEKERVVKEEKTQRRYKEILAISAFVGIIIVNSLK